The genomic window AGGCGGGGGCGGCCGGGGAGCGGGGCAAGCCGGCCACTTACACCGGGGACAAGAAGGCGCGCATGGCGGCCAAGACCAACAAGAAGTGGGTGCGCCTGGCCACCGTGCTGGCCTACGTCCTCTCCGTCTCGCTGGCCGCCATCGTGCTGGCGGTCTACTACAGCCTCATCTGGCAGCCCGTGCGCGGCGGGCCGCACACCCC from Lacerta agilis isolate rLacAgi1 chromosome 1, rLacAgi1.pri, whole genome shotgun sequence includes these protein-coding regions:
- the INAFM2 gene encoding putative transmembrane protein INAFM2; protein product: MKEKEAGAAGERGKPATYTGDKKARMAAKTNKKWVRLATVLAYVLSVSLAAIVLAVYYSLIWQPVRGGPHTPPQPPGTAPSPGTGPPAPDPGETTRPLDGGGAAAAVPPTLEPDASAP